The sequence GATTTAATGTTTCCACCAGTTATGTTTTTGCAGTAGAAGATTATTTCTTTGCATATCCGAACAATTACAACTATTATGTAAATTACTACAGGGATACTTTCCAGCACGGAGGGGTTTCTTTGGAAGAAATGATTGTTCCGATCATGCATTTATCACCTAAACTAAAGTAGAAAAAGAAGGTTGAAAACAATCAAGTGTGGAACTATAGCAACATTGCCAGAAGTGGCAAAGGAGATCATCTCGTACTGTAGGGACTTGCCGGTGTGGGTCTTTCAAGGAGAAATGGGAGCTGGCAAGACCACATTGATAAAGGCCGTCGCAAAGGAATTTGGTGTGGGAGATGTGGTGAGCAGCCCTTCATTTTCTATCGTCAATGAATATCTAAATGATCAAGGGGAAACCTTCTACCATTTTGATTTCTATCGAATAAAGGAGCAAGACGAGGCGTTGGAGATTGGGGTGGATGAATATATTTACAGTGGAAGTTATTGCTGGCTTGAATGGGCAGAAAATATCCAGGACTATTTGCCCGAGGAATTTTACCTGATCAGGATAGCCGTCGACGATATAGGAGGTAGGGAGATGAGCATAAAAAAGTTTTAAGATGGGGGCTAAAATGGCTGAGATAAGTAAAGAGGCAGGAATCTATCCGCAGGAATCCTTGGCAAAAACCGGAACTTCTGACCATTCGATTTTGATAGGAGTTCCCAAAGAAGCGGAGCTGCAAGAAAAAAGAGTGGTGCTGACACCAGAAGCTGTTGCGTTATTGGTCAATAATAACCAGCGGGTGATGGTGGAGTCCGGTGCGGGGAAGCCTTCCAAGTTTTCAGATAAGGCCTATTCAGATGCAGGTGCAAAGGTAGTTTATTCTTCCAAGGAGGCATTTGAAGCGGAGGTGGTGCTGAAAGTAGAGCCGCCTACTGAAGAGGAGATTGGTTTTATGAAGCCGGGAAGCTGCCTCATTTCTGCCCTTCAGCTGGGAAAGCAAAGTGCTGATTATATCCATGCCCTCAACAGAAAAAAGATCACTGCAGTCTCTTTTGAGCACCTTGAAGATAAAGTAGGCGGAATGCCCGTGGTACGTGCGATGAGTGAAATAGCCGGTAGTTCGGTGATGCTGATAGCAGCAGAGTACCTCAGCAGCGCCAAAAAAGGCGGTAAAGGATTGATTTTAGGAGGGATTACCGGAGTACCACCTACCAACGTGGTCATCATAGGTGCGGGCACGGTCGCCGAGTATGCGGCGAGGACGGGGCTAGGCCTTGGAGCCAGCATTAAGATTTTTGATAATCACCTTTATAAGCTCAGGAGGATAAAACAGTTGCTGGGACAACAGGTCTATACGTCTACCATCGACAATTATACCTTAGGTGAGGCGCTAAAAAAAGCCGATGTGGTGATAGGGGCACTTAGGGGTGAAAAGGGGCGTGCCAAGGTAGTGGTCTCAGAGGAAATGGTAGCCGAAATGATGCCCGGAAGCGTGGTGATCGATGTAAGCATAGACCAAGGAGGCTGTATCGAAACGTCCCGCATGACGACTCACAACGAGCCAGTTTACAGCATGTACGATATTATTCACTACTGTGTGCCCAACATCGCTTCGAGGGTTTCGGGTACGGCTTCGATGTCACTAAGTAATATATTTACTCCTATTTTACTGCAAATGGCTGACCTTGGAGGTGCAGAGGAGATGATATTTAATTACAAATGGTTTATGAAAGGGGTTTACACCTACCGGGGAAGTCTTACCAATGCCCATCTGGCCAGAAAATTTCAAATGACCCATAAGGAACTCCAATTACTACTGGCAGCCAGGTACTAGGTTATGTGACCTTTTTAACAATTAGGCAATGGCATCGAATAGATGGCTGAGATTTTGCTATGGATCAATTTAATTTAAAGAAAGTCCTACAAAGATTTATGGGTGATTATTATCAATAGGGATCTCTTTTTTAGGATAAAAGTTTCTGCCTTAATAAAAATTCAAGTTGCTCATTGGCTTTAAGAAGATCTTCTGTCAATTTCTTGTTTTCTTTTCTCAATGAATAAACTTCGTAGGCATTTTTAATGACTGTTTTTATGTATTCCTCTTCCCAAGGCTTGGTCAGATAGTGATATACTTGGCCCTTGTTGATCGCATCAATGACAGCTTGAATATCTGTATAGCCAGTTAAAAGAATACGGATCGGTTCAGCATGTTTGTCAATGATGGATTCAAGAAATTCCACACCAGTTTCTTCTGGCATGCGTTGGTCAGTGATGATGATGTCAATGTCATTATCGGCCAATACTTCCCTGCCTTTGGCAGCAGATTCAGCCAAATGAATCTTAAACTCTCTCCGGAAGGTAGCTTTAAAGGCCTGGAGATTGTTCACTTCATCATCCACATACAGGATTCGGATCTTATCTTTAGCTTCTTCACTCATTGGGTATTCGGTTTAGGGCAATACTCTGGTAGAAATATGAGTGGTTTATGGTGATTGAGTCTTTCAATATTTTATTGAATTATAATACAAATATAGACGTAATTTACTTATTCAAACTCTTTTTTAACAATTCTGTTTAGATCAATTGCGGAGAGGTTCTGCAAAAAATGCAATTTTTTATTTATTTCTGCGATCAATAATATAACTTTACTTGCTTTAATTACCTAATGAACCACCAATAAAATAAATGATTTTACAGGACATTGAAGAGTTTGATGGCAACTATCAAGCGTTAATTATTCCCGCTGATGCCCAAGGGCCTCAAGGGGAGGCTTTACGTCGTTTATTGGGAAATGGGGGCGTTGAGAAAATTGATCAGCTAGACATTCAAGTAGCGGAGCTCATCAAAATCGCACATCCTTCGCAGAAATTTGAGGAGAAGGAATTGCGTCATCAAACCGTTTCCTTTTTCAACGAGCACCCGCGGGATCAATACGGAAACTGGGTTTATTATCCTTGGAGAAGGCAATTAATTCGTATTTTAGCTAAAGAGGATTTCATAAACCTGCGGACGTCAAGAAACCGGTATAAGATCAAGGATGAGGAGCAACAACGTCTTTATACGAAAAAGATTGGAGTCATTGGGCTTTCTGTGGGACAAAGTGTTGCATTGAGTTTGGCCATGGAGAGATCATTTGGGGAATTGCGTATTGCTGATTTCGATACCCTTGAGCTTAGCAATATGAACAGGATCCGAACAGGGCTATACAGCTTGGGGTTGAAGAAAGTATGGGTAGTGGCTAGGGAAATAGCAGAAATAGATCCATTTCTTAAAGTGACCATTTATGATGAAGGTATTTCAGATGAAAATATTGAAGATTTTTTTACTAGGGATGGAGGAATAGATTTGCTGGTGGAAGAATGTGATAGTCTGCCCGTTAAAATCAAGAGTAGATTGATGGCAAAAGCAAAACAAATACCGGTGATTATGGATACTAGTGATAGGGGGATGATGGATATAGAACGTTTTGATCTTGATCCCAAACGACCTATTTTTCATGGTTATCTGAGTAAATTTGGGAATGAAACGGAATTGCTTGATAAATTAGCGGATAATTATAGGGAAATATTGTTGGCGATTTTGCATTTTGAGCAATTATCCGAAAGATTGAAATATAGTATGAGCGAAATTGGTAAAACGATTACTACGTGGCCTCAGCTGGCTTCTTCTGTAATTATGGGAGGAGCTATGGGAGCTCATTATGCTAGAATGATACTGCTTGATCAGAATGTCCCCTCCAATAGATTTTATGTAGATTTGGACGCCATAAATTAGTCGTAAGCAATGAGGGTAAGGATACGGGCAGTCAGATCTATATGTGATACTACTACTACTAACAAATATATTGACGGGCATTTTTCCGTCTTGGAATCCTATGGTGTGACCAAGGTCACTTCGGCAGACCGTTCATGGGCAGAAAATCCAAACGTGTACCTGTTGGTGGTGGAATCTGAAGATGGTTCGAAAGTGTTTGGTGGAGGTAGGGTGCAAATAAAGAGTGGAAACTATAACCTACCATTGGAGCCTGCTATTATTGAAAAGGACACGCGGATAGTGGAATATATGTCCCAATTCGAAGATTTGGAAGT comes from Echinicola vietnamensis DSM 17526 and encodes:
- a CDS encoding bifunctional tRNA (adenosine(37)-N6)-threonylcarbamoyltransferase complex ATPase subunit type 1 TsaE/phosphotransferase → MKTIKCGTIATLPEVAKEIISYCRDLPVWVFQGEMGAGKTTLIKAVAKEFGVGDVVSSPSFSIVNEYLNDQGETFYHFDFYRIKEQDEALEIGVDEYIYSGSYCWLEWAENIQDYLPEEFYLIRIAVDDIGGREMSIKKF
- a CDS encoding alanine dehydrogenase — translated: MGAKMAEISKEAGIYPQESLAKTGTSDHSILIGVPKEAELQEKRVVLTPEAVALLVNNNQRVMVESGAGKPSKFSDKAYSDAGAKVVYSSKEAFEAEVVLKVEPPTEEEIGFMKPGSCLISALQLGKQSADYIHALNRKKITAVSFEHLEDKVGGMPVVRAMSEIAGSSVMLIAAEYLSSAKKGGKGLILGGITGVPPTNVVIIGAGTVAEYAARTGLGLGASIKIFDNHLYKLRRIKQLLGQQVYTSTIDNYTLGEALKKADVVIGALRGEKGRAKVVVSEEMVAEMMPGSVVIDVSIDQGGCIETSRMTTHNEPVYSMYDIIHYCVPNIASRVSGTASMSLSNIFTPILLQMADLGGAEEMIFNYKWFMKGVYTYRGSLTNAHLARKFQMTHKELQLLLAARY
- a CDS encoding response regulator gives rise to the protein MSEEAKDKIRILYVDDEVNNLQAFKATFRREFKIHLAESAAKGREVLADNDIDIIITDQRMPEETGVEFLESIIDKHAEPIRILLTGYTDIQAVIDAINKGQVYHYLTKPWEEEYIKTVIKNAYEVYSLRKENKKLTEDLLKANEQLEFLLRQKLLS
- a CDS encoding ThiF family adenylyltransferase, which produces MILQDIEEFDGNYQALIIPADAQGPQGEALRRLLGNGGVEKIDQLDIQVAELIKIAHPSQKFEEKELRHQTVSFFNEHPRDQYGNWVYYPWRRQLIRILAKEDFINLRTSRNRYKIKDEEQQRLYTKKIGVIGLSVGQSVALSLAMERSFGELRIADFDTLELSNMNRIRTGLYSLGLKKVWVVAREIAEIDPFLKVTIYDEGISDENIEDFFTRDGGIDLLVEECDSLPVKIKSRLMAKAKQIPVIMDTSDRGMMDIERFDLDPKRPIFHGYLSKFGNETELLDKLADNYREILLAILHFEQLSERLKYSMSEIGKTITTWPQLASSVIMGGAMGAHYARMILLDQNVPSNRFYVDLDAIN